A single genomic interval of Malania oleifera isolate guangnan ecotype guangnan chromosome 13, ASM2987363v1, whole genome shotgun sequence harbors:
- the LOC131146014 gene encoding probable fructokinase-7, which produces MATSPSSDDSKDLSSNTNGGLQEKSSLVVCFGELLIDFVPTVGGVSLAEAPAFKKAPGGAPANVAVGISRLGGSSAFVGKVGNDEFGYMLADILKQNNVNSAGLRFDPNARTALAFVTLRADGEREFLFFRHPSADMLLQESELDVNLLRQARIFHYGSISLIEEPCRSTHIAAMKIAKDAGCLVSYDPNLRLPLWPSAEAARKGIMSIWDQADIIKISEDEITFLTGGDDPYDDNVVLKKLFHPNLKLLLVTEGSEGCRYYTKKFWGRVGGVKVKPVDTTGAGDAFVSGILNSLASDPNLYEDEERLREALRFANACGALTVTERGAIPALPTKEAVLRVLAKVTA; this is translated from the exons ATGGCCACGAGTCCCAGTTCAG ATGATTCCAAAGATCTTTCCTCAAATACAAATGGAGGATTGCAAGAAAAAAGTTCACTGGTTGTTTGCTTTGGGGAACTGTTGATTGACTTTGTGCCAACTGTGGGTGGAGTTTCACTCGCTGAAGCACCGGCTTTCAAAAAAGCTCCTGGCGGTGCTCCTGCTAATGTTGCTGTTGGCATATCAAGATTGGGAGGTTCATCAGCTTTTGTTGGCAAG GTAGGCAATGATGAATTTGGGTACATGCTTGCTGACATTTTGAAGCAAAACAATGTCAACAGTGCTGGTCTTCGGTTTGACCCTAATGCGAGGACTGCACTGGCATTTGTTACCCTTAGAGCTGATGGTGAACGTGAGTTCTTGTTTTTTCGTCACCCAAGTGCTGATATGCTGCTTCAAGAATCAGAACTTGATGTAAACCTTCTTAGGCAG GCAAGGATATTTCATTATGGTTCAATTAGTTTGATTGAGGAACCATGTAGATCAACTCATATAGCAGCAATGAAGATTGCCAAAGATGCTGGTTGCCTGGTGTCTTATGATCCCAATTTGAGACTGCCTTTATGGCCATCAGCAGAGGCTGCACGAAAAGGCATAATGAGCATTTGGGACCAGGCTGATATTATTAAG ATAAGTGAGGATGAAATTACATTCCTAACTGGAGGTGATGATCCGTATGATGATAATGTGGTGCTAAAGAAGCTTTTCCATCCCAATCTTAAGCTTCTTCTTGTTACTGAAGGTTCAGAGGGTTGCAGATATTATACTAAG AAATTTTGGGGTAGGGTTGGTGGTGTTAAAGTCAAACCTGTTGACACAACTGGTGCTGGTGATGCATTCGTCAGTGGGATATTGAACAGTTTGGCCTCCGATCCAAATCTTTATGAG GATGAGGAGCGGTTAAGAGAAGCTCTACGTTTTGCAAATGCCTGTGGCGCCCTTACAGTAACAGAAAGGGGAGCGATTCCTGCACTACCCACGAAAGAGGCAGTCCTTCGGGTCTTAGCAAAAGTTACTGCATGA